The Methanosarcina barkeri MS DNA window AGATTCCAGAAGGAATCGATATCATTAACCAGTGGGTTGACCTTTCCGGAAACCGTTATTACATCCTTTACGAAGCCGAAAGTGCCGAAGCTTACGGAGCTTTCAACCTGCCCTGGTCGGATGTCTGCGTAATTGACAGCGTGCCGGTTATGGAAGCTTCCGAATTTATGCAGCTTCTGCCCAAATACCAGAAAAAATAAATTTTATGATTAAGTAAATTTTAGAACTTATTGATACGATTTTACAGAAAAAGGTCCGATGAGCTTCACGTTAACTGGCTCATCGAAAAATCTTTATTTTATCAGCCTTGAAAGTCATAGCTTTCTTGAAGCCTTTTTACTGATTACATTAAGTTTTTAGCATACTGGTTTAGATTTTAGCATTACTGTATTGGAGTTTTAGCATTACTGTATTGGAGTTTTAGCATTATTGTTTTTAGCATTATTGTTTTTAGCATTACTGTTTTAGATTTTTAGCATTACTGTTTTCAGATCAAGATATTCAGAAAGAGCATCAGGACCGTTTTCTCTTCCAATCCCGCTCTCCCTGGTACCCCCGAAAGGAACTTCAGGAGCAACCTTAAGGTGCTGATTAAGCCAGATAATTCCTGCATTCAACTGTTCACATCCTGCACGAGCTCTATCAAGGTTTTTTGTCCAGATAGAGGCACCAAGCCCATAGCAGGTATTATTGGCTTCTTCAATTGCTTCATCAAGATCTTTCACTCGGACTACAGGTAGGACCGGACCGAATACTTCTTCATTCAGAAGCCTGGATTCTCTGGCCACATCTGTAATAAGTGTGGGCTCGAAAAAATATCCTTTACTACAGGAGCTTCCCTCTGGAACTCTGCCTCCTGTAACTATTCTGCCTTCATCCTTTTCTTCGACGTCTGCAACAAGCCCTTTTATATATTCCCATTGCCTGCGGTTGTTAAGAGGTCCCATGTCGATGTTTTCCTGCAGCCCGTTTCCAACCCTTAAATTTCGGATGCCCGCTTCAAGCTTTTTTATAAACCCTTCAGCTACGGATTCGAAAACAAAAAGCCTCTTTACAGCAGTACAGGCCTGTCCGCAATTGTAAAATCTTCCCCTGAGAGCCCCTGCGACTGCAGCCTCCAGGTTAGCATCATCACAGACCAGCATTGGATCACTGCCTCCAAGCTCAAGGGTTACTCTTTTCATCCCGCCGGCTGCAAGCTCTGCTACACGTTTCCCGGTTTTCACTTCTCCGGTAAAGGAGATTTTTTTAACCTTCGAGCTCCTAACCAGGCTTTCTCCCACAACCTCACCAGGGCCTGTAACGATATTGAGCACACCTGGCGGAAGCCCTGCCTCGTTGAGGATAGAAGCCAGGACAAGGTTAGTAAGAGGGGTATTGCTTGCAGGTTTCAGGACAAGCGTATTTCCTGAAATCAGGGCAGGACCTATTTTCCATGCCATAATAAGAGCAGGCATATTCCAGGGAATTATAGCTGTACAGACTCCCAGAGGCTTCTTTACAGTAAAAGCGTATCCATTTTGAGGAATTGGAACAAAATCTCCGTGAAAACTGCTTGCAAGCCCGCAATAATACTCAAGGACATGTGCAAAACCTTCAATCTCGTTTTTAGCTTCGGCAAGAGGTTTACCCTGTTCCCGGGTAAGTAGAACAGCAAGTTCATCCTTTCTCTGCCTTACAATTCCCGCAGCTGTGTAAAGAATCCTGGCTCTTTGCTGCGGAGATGTGGAAGCCCAGCCATTAAAAGCTGACGATGCCGATTCAACGGCTATTGCCGCATCATCTTCCGTGCCTTTTGGAACCCGGTCAACAAGTTCACCTGTTCCCGGGTTTATGATATCAAAAAATTCGCCGTTGCATACGTCCACAGCTTTTCCATTAATCTGCATTTTCATATATATCAGTACTTACAAAGACCTATTTTAAGATAACAAGAGGTACAGCTTGGAGCAGGTCTAAAGATTAGATAATTCTTGCTATAACAGATAGTCAACGACAATAGAACAAATCCACTAACTTCTTATCACGCTT harbors:
- a CDS encoding aldehyde dehydrogenase family protein, which produces MKMQINGKAVDVCNGEFFDIINPGTGELVDRVPKGTEDDAAIAVESASSAFNGWASTSPQQRARILYTAAGIVRQRKDELAVLLTREQGKPLAEAKNEIEGFAHVLEYYCGLASSFHGDFVPIPQNGYAFTVKKPLGVCTAIIPWNMPALIMAWKIGPALISGNTLVLKPASNTPLTNLVLASILNEAGLPPGVLNIVTGPGEVVGESLVRSSKVKKISFTGEVKTGKRVAELAAGGMKRVTLELGGSDPMLVCDDANLEAAVAGALRGRFYNCGQACTAVKRLFVFESVAEGFIKKLEAGIRNLRVGNGLQENIDMGPLNNRRQWEYIKGLVADVEEKDEGRIVTGGRVPEGSSCSKGYFFEPTLITDVARESRLLNEEVFGPVLPVVRVKDLDEAIEEANNTCYGLGASIWTKNLDRARAGCEQLNAGIIWLNQHLKVAPEVPFGGTRESGIGRENGPDALSEYLDLKTVMLKI
- a CDS encoding DUF3303 domain-containing protein, with the translated sequence MLFMDVSTWDPSNRDKILEHFKKLEIPEGIDIINQWVDLSGNRYYILYEAESAEAYGAFNLPWSDVCVIDSVPVMEASEFMQLLPKYQKK